The following are from one region of the Tenacibaculum dicentrarchi genome:
- the mutL gene encoding DNA mismatch repair endonuclease MutL, producing MSDIIQLLPDHVANQIAAGEVVQRPASVVKELIENSIDAGANTIKLLIKDAGKTLIQVIDDGKGMSITDARLSFERHATSKIKDAQDLFNLNTKGFRGEALASVAAIAHVELKTKQENEELGSCIKIAGSKIVSQESISTPKGTSIAVKNLFYNIPARRNFLKSDSIETRHIVDEFQRVALAHPDISFLLQHNNTELYHLKKSNLRKRIVAVFGNKMNERLVPISEQTDIISIRGFTTKSEFAKKKRGEQYFFVNNRFIKSSYLNHAVVMAFEGLLEAGSHPSYFLYLEVPPNSIDINIHPTKTEIKFDNEKVLYAILRATIKHSLGQYNVTPALDFSRDANLDTPYDYSKKSSDSSKLPPITVDHNFNPFTSSPSYEEKSDTSNYSDEQNNSNSVSYQSNFKKDTGDWEALYPNNKSIDNTKQEQLFESQQETETGKTFQIQKKYLLSSIKSGVVLINQSLAHQRVLYEEFLENITVKEASSQQLLFPVNISFSKSDIGMIYTIKSDLESAGFMFEEFTKESVIIRGIPTSISESQITLILEELLDDIKLEVPDASFSHFDVMAKSFAKSLALKTGTVLSIKEQENLVNDLFSCREPNTSPFGKPTFKTLTLNEIDTIFNK from the coding sequence ATGTCTGATATTATACAATTATTACCAGATCATGTTGCTAACCAAATTGCTGCTGGTGAAGTAGTACAACGCCCAGCCTCTGTAGTTAAAGAATTAATAGAAAATTCAATTGATGCAGGTGCAAATACGATAAAACTGTTAATTAAAGATGCAGGTAAAACCTTAATTCAAGTAATTGACGATGGTAAAGGAATGAGTATTACTGATGCTCGATTAAGTTTTGAACGTCATGCAACATCAAAAATTAAAGATGCTCAAGATTTATTTAACTTAAACACCAAAGGTTTTAGAGGAGAAGCTTTAGCATCTGTAGCTGCTATTGCACATGTAGAGTTAAAAACAAAACAAGAAAATGAAGAACTTGGTTCTTGTATCAAAATAGCAGGAAGTAAAATTGTTTCACAAGAAAGTATTTCTACACCAAAAGGAACAAGTATTGCTGTTAAAAACTTATTTTATAATATTCCTGCACGTAGGAATTTCTTAAAATCTGACAGTATTGAAACCCGTCATATTGTAGATGAATTTCAAAGAGTTGCTTTAGCACATCCTGATATTTCATTTTTATTACAACACAACAATACAGAACTTTATCACCTTAAAAAAAGTAATTTACGTAAAAGAATTGTAGCTGTTTTTGGTAATAAAATGAATGAACGATTAGTTCCTATTTCAGAACAAACAGATATTATTTCAATAAGAGGTTTTACTACAAAATCTGAATTTGCTAAGAAAAAAAGAGGCGAACAATACTTTTTTGTAAATAACAGATTTATAAAAAGTTCATACTTAAACCATGCCGTAGTTATGGCTTTTGAAGGATTATTAGAAGCTGGCTCACATCCTTCTTATTTTTTATATTTAGAAGTTCCGCCAAATAGTATTGATATCAATATACATCCAACAAAAACGGAAATTAAATTTGATAACGAAAAAGTTTTATATGCTATTTTACGTGCAACTATAAAACATAGTTTAGGGCAATATAATGTTACCCCTGCATTAGATTTTAGTAGAGATGCAAACTTAGATACGCCGTATGATTATAGTAAAAAATCTTCTGACTCATCTAAACTTCCTCCAATTACTGTGGACCATAATTTTAACCCGTTTACATCATCTCCTAGTTATGAAGAAAAATCTGACACTTCAAATTACTCTGATGAGCAAAATAACTCAAATTCGGTAAGTTATCAATCTAATTTCAAAAAAGATACAGGCGATTGGGAGGCTTTATATCCTAATAATAAATCGATAGATAATACAAAACAAGAACAACTTTTTGAATCTCAACAAGAAACTGAAACGGGTAAAACCTTTCAAATTCAAAAAAAATATTTATTAAGCTCTATTAAATCGGGGGTAGTTTTAATTAATCAATCGTTAGCACATCAACGTGTTTTATATGAAGAATTTTTAGAAAATATTACCGTTAAAGAAGCTAGTAGTCAACAATTATTATTTCCTGTAAATATTTCTTTTTCTAAATCGGATATAGGAATGATTTATACCATAAAATCAGATTTAGAAAGTGCTGGTTTTATGTTTGAAGAATTTACTAAAGAAAGTGTTATTATTCGTGGAATACCTACTTCAATAAGCGAAAGTCAAATCACCTTAATTTTAGAAGAATTATTAGACGATATTAAATTAGAAGTGCCAGATGCTAGTTTTAGTCATTTTGATGTTATGGCAAAATCTTTTGCAAAATCATTAGCTTTAAAAACAGGAACAGTATTATCTATTAAAGAACAAGAAAACTTAGTAAACGATTTATTTTCTTGTAGAGAACCTAACACATCACCATTTGGTAAACCTACGTTTAAAACACTAACATTAAACGAAATTGATACCATTTTTAATAAATAA
- a CDS encoding riboflavin synthase subunit beta, which translates to MGFIKKENKKFDYKPTYYKGEGNPYQVKHKFDKYRTTVGKTKGLKAKFTTAIDEFKNSKNGGFNSTILILIAFFTLLFLFIIDFDLSIFL; encoded by the coding sequence ATGGGATTTATTAAAAAAGAAAATAAAAAATTCGATTACAAACCAACTTACTACAAAGGCGAAGGAAATCCTTATCAAGTAAAACATAAATTTGATAAATATCGTACAACTGTTGGTAAAACAAAAGGATTAAAAGCTAAGTTTACAACAGCAATTGATGAGTTTAAAAACTCTAAAAATGGAGGTTTCAATAGCACAATTTTAATTTTAATTGCTTTTTTTACACTTTTATTTTTATTTATTATCGATTTTGACCTTTCTATCTTTTTATAA
- the ribH gene encoding 6,7-dimethyl-8-ribityllumazine synthase gives MATTNLSYYDKTTIPNAKSFRFGIVVSEWNPEITENLHKGAIEAFLDCGAEKNNIISWDVPGSFELVYGCKKMIESQKVDAIIAIGNVIQGETKHFDFVCDGVTQGIVDLNIKYDVPVIFCVLTDNTKQQSLDRSGGKLGNKGIECAIAAIKMAALKNLDKPSTSLGF, from the coding sequence ATGGCAACAACAAATTTATCTTATTATGATAAAACAACTATCCCAAATGCGAAATCTTTTCGATTTGGGATTGTTGTTTCAGAATGGAATCCTGAAATTACAGAAAACCTTCATAAAGGTGCTATTGAAGCATTTTTAGATTGTGGGGCAGAAAAAAACAACATTATTTCTTGGGATGTTCCTGGAAGTTTTGAATTGGTTTATGGATGTAAAAAAATGATTGAATCTCAAAAAGTAGATGCAATTATTGCCATTGGAAACGTAATTCAAGGAGAAACAAAACACTTCGATTTTGTATGTGATGGTGTTACACAAGGTATTGTAGATTTGAACATTAAATATGATGTTCCTGTAATTTTTTGTGTATTAACTGATAATACAAAACAACAATCACTTGATAGGTCTGGAGGAAAATTAGGTAATAAAGGTATTGAATGTGCTATTGCAGCTATTAAAATGGCAGCACTTAAAAACCTAGACAAACCTTCTACTTCTCTAGGGTTTTAA
- a CDS encoding tetratricopeptide repeat protein: protein MATYKKRGYKPKKEKVEQEVEENFDESQSTTAEVFNTLDDTANKSEQWIEKNSKNLFLGLVAVAAVILGYLAYNTFISEPNEKEASNELSHPRVFFDKAEKSAGKPAEALYNIGLNGGDGKYGFIDIASKFSGTKAGNSANLYAGLSFLKTKKYEEAIKYLSDFNSEDELLGAIALGAIGDAFADINQSEDALTYYQKAAKKKSNDFTAPLFLFKAAQTAMNLKEYTTAEKLYTTIKEKYASTDQGRDIQKYINSAKYAQ from the coding sequence ATGGCTACATACAAGAAGAGGGGTTACAAACCTAAAAAAGAAAAGGTTGAGCAAGAAGTTGAAGAGAACTTTGATGAATCGCAAAGTACAACAGCCGAAGTATTTAATACTTTAGATGATACCGCAAATAAATCAGAACAGTGGATTGAAAAAAACAGTAAGAATTTATTTTTAGGATTGGTAGCTGTTGCAGCTGTAATTTTAGGTTATTTAGCGTACAATACATTTATTTCTGAGCCCAATGAAAAAGAGGCGTCAAATGAATTATCTCACCCAAGAGTCTTTTTTGATAAAGCAGAAAAATCAGCTGGTAAACCTGCAGAAGCTCTTTATAATATTGGACTTAATGGTGGTGATGGTAAATATGGTTTTATTGATATTGCTAGTAAATTTAGTGGAACAAAAGCAGGAAATTCAGCAAATCTTTATGCAGGTCTTTCTTTCTTAAAAACAAAAAAATACGAAGAAGCAATTAAATATTTAAGTGATTTTAATTCAGAAGATGAATTATTAGGAGCTATTGCTTTAGGAGCTATTGGTGATGCGTTTGCTGACATTAACCAATCGGAAGATGCTTTAACATACTATCAAAAAGCAGCTAAAAAGAAAAGTAATGATTTTACAGCTCCTTTATTCTTATTTAAAGCAGCACAAACTGCTATGAATTTAAAAGAATATACTACTGCTGAAAAATTATATACAACTATTAAAGAAAAATACGCTAGTACTGACCAAGGTCGAGATATTCAAAAATATATCAATAGTGCAAAATACGCGCAATAA
- the recF gene encoding DNA replication/repair protein RecF (All proteins in this family for which functions are known are DNA-binding proteins that assist the filamentation of RecA onto DNA for the initiation of recombination or recombinational repair.), translated as MYLQKLSLVNFKNIETQSFDFQEKINCFVGSNGVGKTNVLDAIYYLSFAKSYFNSIAGQNIRHGQDFFMIEGAYQLASRNEKILCSLKRGQKKILKRNGKPYEKFSEHIGQLPLVIISPADRNLIVEGSETRRKFMDNVISQQDKNYLQSLISYNKIISQRNALLKYFVANRTFDALNLKVYDAQLVEYGTVIYQKRKAFLEGFVPIFNAKHHIISGNKETVNLRYKSQLHDASLTDLFANSLAKDRMLQYTTSGIHKDDLNFEIDQYPIKKFGSQGQQKTYLIALKLAQFEFLKKQSNVTPILLLDDIFDKLDENRVAQIVALVNNDAFGQIFITDTHFDRTENVLKNSNQEYQIFKL; from the coding sequence ATGTATTTGCAAAAATTATCTTTAGTAAATTTTAAAAATATTGAAACGCAATCGTTTGATTTTCAAGAGAAAATAAACTGTTTTGTGGGTAGTAATGGTGTTGGTAAAACGAATGTGTTAGATGCTATTTATTATTTATCGTTTGCAAAAAGTTACTTTAATTCGATAGCGGGTCAAAATATTCGTCATGGGCAAGATTTTTTTATGATTGAAGGCGCATATCAGTTAGCTAGTAGAAATGAAAAAATTTTATGTTCTTTAAAAAGAGGTCAGAAAAAAATATTAAAAAGAAATGGTAAGCCTTACGAAAAGTTTTCGGAGCATATTGGGCAATTGCCATTAGTCATTATTTCGCCAGCCGATAGAAACTTAATTGTAGAAGGTAGTGAAACCCGTCGCAAATTTATGGACAACGTTATTTCTCAGCAAGATAAAAATTATTTACAAAGCTTAATTTCGTATAATAAAATTATCAGTCAGAGAAATGCCTTGTTAAAATATTTTGTAGCAAACAGAACTTTTGATGCTCTAAATTTAAAGGTATATGATGCTCAATTAGTAGAATATGGAACTGTAATTTATCAAAAGAGAAAAGCTTTTTTGGAAGGATTTGTGCCAATTTTTAATGCAAAACACCATATAATTTCAGGCAATAAAGAAACCGTAAATTTGCGTTACAAAAGTCAGTTGCACGACGCTTCTTTAACTGATTTATTTGCCAATAGTTTAGCCAAAGATAGGATGTTGCAATATACAACATCAGGAATTCATAAAGATGATTTGAATTTTGAAATTGACCAATATCCGATTAAAAAATTCGGTTCGCAAGGACAGCAAAAAACCTACTTAATTGCCCTGAAACTAGCGCAGTTTGAATTTTTAAAAAAACAATCAAATGTAACGCCAATTCTCTTATTAGATGATATTTTTGATAAATTAGATGAAAATAGGGTAGCACAAATTGTTGCTTTGGTAAATAATGATGCTTTTGGGCAAATTTTTATAACCGATACACATTTTGATAGAACCGAAAATGTGCTTAAAAATAGCAATCAAGAATATCAGATTTTTAAATTGTAG
- a CDS encoding DUF721 domain-containing protein, translating to MAKRENDSFSIKDLLGSYIKEGNLKKGFQKIHISEAWTKLMGAGVTSYTTEVRLQNGTLIVRLSSSVLREELNYGKDKIIKMMNEEMGENLIKKLMLV from the coding sequence ATGGCAAAACGAGAAAACGATAGTTTTTCAATAAAAGATTTATTAGGAAGCTATATTAAAGAAGGAAATTTAAAAAAAGGCTTTCAGAAAATTCATATTTCAGAAGCTTGGACCAAATTAATGGGCGCAGGAGTAACGTCTTATACAACCGAAGTAAGGTTGCAAAACGGAACGCTAATTGTTCGATTATCTTCTTCTGTTTTAAGGGAGGAATTAAATTACGGAAAAGATAAAATCATAAAAATGATGAACGAAGAAATGGGCGAAAATTTGATCAAAAAATTAATGTTGGTGTAA
- a CDS encoding M1 family metallopeptidase produces MYKKLIISIFFLLISSNILAQTGLFEHHKNFTHQDSLRGSITPERIWWNLTYYHLDIAINPDKKFIQGKNTVQYTVLKPHNVLQIDLQAPLKITKVIQNGKELKVTHQGNAHFIHLKKHQKTGTVNSLDVYYQGHPKVAKNAPWDGGFTWKKDKNGNHFVATSCQGLGASVWWPNKDHMYDEVDSMAISVRVPKNLMDISNGKLRKIEQHKDDTKTYHWFVNNPINNYGVNINIGDYVHFSEKYNGEAGVLDMDYYVLRNNLSKAKKQFKDAPKMMKAFEHWFGKYPFYKDGYKLVETPYLGMEHQSSVTYGNNFKNGYLGRDLSGTGWGLKFDFIIIHESGHEWFANNITNKDIADMWIHESFTAYSESLFLDYYYGKKAASEYVIGTRKSILNNIPIIGQYGVNSEGSGDMYYKGANMLHNIRTLLNNDEKWRQILRGLNSVFYHKTVTTKQVENYLIAQSGLDLSCIFDQYLRTVKIPVFEYKIKNNNISYRWKNVIDGFNMPINILVDKKTQQLKPSKNWQKTTFSSDKTATKITVDENFYVDIKNIK; encoded by the coding sequence ATGTATAAAAAATTAATTATAAGTATTTTCTTCTTACTTATCAGCAGCAATATCTTAGCACAAACGGGGCTATTTGAACACCATAAAAATTTCACACATCAAGACAGTTTGAGAGGGTCAATTACACCTGAAAGAATTTGGTGGAATTTGACCTATTATCATTTAGATATTGCTATTAATCCTGATAAAAAATTTATCCAAGGAAAAAACACGGTACAATACACGGTTTTAAAACCACATAATGTATTGCAAATTGATTTACAAGCGCCTTTAAAAATCACGAAAGTTATTCAAAACGGCAAAGAATTAAAAGTAACTCATCAAGGAAATGCGCATTTTATTCATTTAAAAAAGCATCAAAAAACAGGTACTGTTAATTCTTTAGATGTTTACTATCAAGGACACCCAAAGGTTGCTAAAAATGCGCCTTGGGACGGTGGTTTCACCTGGAAAAAAGATAAAAATGGCAATCATTTTGTAGCCACTTCTTGCCAAGGATTAGGCGCTAGTGTTTGGTGGCCAAACAAAGACCATATGTACGACGAGGTAGACAGCATGGCAATTAGCGTGCGTGTTCCTAAAAATTTGATGGATATTTCTAACGGAAAATTACGCAAAATAGAACAACATAAAGATGATACAAAAACCTATCATTGGTTTGTTAATAATCCTATTAATAATTATGGTGTAAATATAAATATTGGCGATTATGTGCATTTTTCTGAAAAATATAACGGCGAAGCGGGTGTTTTAGACATGGATTATTATGTGTTGCGAAACAACTTATCGAAAGCAAAAAAGCAGTTTAAAGATGCCCCTAAAATGATGAAAGCTTTTGAGCATTGGTTTGGGAAATATCCTTTTTATAAAGATGGATACAAACTCGTGGAAACGCCGTATTTAGGTATGGAACATCAAAGTTCGGTTACGTATGGAAATAATTTTAAAAACGGATATTTAGGACGTGATTTATCGGGGACTGGTTGGGGTTTAAAGTTTGATTTTATTATTATTCACGAATCTGGGCATGAGTGGTTTGCCAATAACATTACCAATAAAGATATTGCCGATATGTGGATTCATGAGAGTTTTACCGCCTATTCTGAAAGCTTATTTTTAGACTATTACTACGGTAAAAAAGCGGCTTCTGAGTACGTTATTGGAACTCGAAAAAGTATTTTGAATAACATTCCTATTATTGGGCAATATGGTGTAAACAGTGAAGGTTCTGGCGATATGTATTATAAAGGTGCAAATATGTTACACAACATTAGAACCTTGCTTAATAATGATGAAAAATGGCGACAAATTTTACGTGGCTTAAATTCGGTTTTTTATCATAAAACAGTAACGACCAAGCAGGTTGAAAATTATTTAATAGCACAATCGGGCTTAGATTTATCTTGTATTTTTGATCAGTATTTGCGTACAGTGAAAATTCCTGTTTTTGAATATAAAATCAAAAACAATAACATTTCATATCGATGGAAAAATGTTATTGATGGTTTTAATATGCCGATAAATATTTTAGTTGATAAAAAAACACAGCAATTAAAACCTTCTAAAAATTGGCAAAAAACAACATTTTCTTCGGATAAAACAGCGACTAAAATTACAGTGGATGAAAATTTTTATGTAGATATTAAAAACATAAAATAA
- a CDS encoding SDR family oxidoreductase, translating into MSKVVLITGASSGIGKAVATYLHHKNYTVYGTSRNPSDLKLPYKMVALDVTKPATIQKAIEIIIEKEGKIEVLINNAGKGITGSIEDTPTDEMRANFNTNFFGAIDVIKAVLPQMRHQKSGVIINLTSIAGYMGLPFRGIYSASKGALELVTEAISMEVKSFGIKVINVAPGDFATNIAAGRYHTPVYEKSAYKEKYAENLALMDAHVSSGMNPDVMAKALHRIIEDKNPKIHYKIGGFMEKFSVILKRVLPDNIYQKLLMNHYKL; encoded by the coding sequence ATGTCAAAAGTCGTATTAATAACAGGTGCATCTTCTGGAATCGGAAAAGCAGTTGCTACTTATTTGCATCATAAAAATTACACCGTTTACGGAACAAGTAGAAATCCATCAGATTTAAAATTACCATATAAAATGGTTGCTTTAGATGTTACAAAACCAGCAACCATACAAAAAGCTATTGAAATTATCATCGAAAAAGAAGGCAAAATAGAGGTGTTAATAAACAATGCAGGAAAAGGAATAACAGGGTCGATTGAAGACACGCCAACCGATGAAATGCGTGCCAATTTTAACACAAATTTCTTTGGCGCGATTGATGTTATCAAGGCTGTTTTACCACAAATGCGTCATCAAAAATCGGGTGTTATTATTAATTTAACCTCTATCGCAGGGTATATGGGATTGCCTTTTAGAGGAATTTACTCGGCAAGTAAAGGTGCTTTAGAACTCGTTACAGAAGCCATCAGTATGGAGGTGAAAAGCTTCGGGATTAAAGTAATAAATGTAGCTCCTGGTGATTTTGCCACCAATATTGCCGCAGGACGCTACCATACGCCAGTGTATGAAAAATCGGCTTATAAAGAAAAATATGCCGAAAATTTAGCGTTGATGGATGCACATGTATCATCAGGAATGAACCCTGATGTAATGGCAAAGGCACTGCATCGAATTATTGAAGATAAAAACCCGAAAATTCATTATAAAATAGGTGGTTTTATGGAAAAATTTTCCGTAATTTTAAAGCGTGTTTTACCAGATAATATATATCAAAAATTACTAATGAACCATTATAAATTGTAA
- the fsa gene encoding fructose-6-phosphate aldolase: MKFFIDTANLAQIKEAQALGILDGVTTNPSLMAKEGITGHENIINHYKAICEIVEGDVSAEVISTDFEGMKKEGDALAALNPQIVVKLPMIKDGIKACKYFSDKGIRTNVTLVFSAGQALLAAKAGATYVSPFIGRLDDISTDGLNLISEIRLIYDNYNFETQILAASVRHTMHIIDCAKLGANVMTGPLSAIEGLLKHPLTDIGLAKFLEDYKKGN; the protein is encoded by the coding sequence ATGAAATTTTTTATTGATACAGCAAATTTAGCACAAATTAAAGAAGCACAAGCTTTAGGAATTTTAGACGGTGTAACAACGAATCCATCTTTAATGGCAAAAGAAGGAATTACAGGGCATGAAAATATCATAAATCATTACAAGGCTATCTGTGAAATTGTTGAAGGCGATGTTTCTGCTGAGGTTATTTCAACAGATTTCGAAGGGATGAAAAAAGAAGGAGATGCTTTGGCTGCTTTAAATCCTCAAATTGTGGTAAAATTACCAATGATAAAAGATGGAATTAAAGCCTGTAAATATTTTTCCGATAAAGGAATAAGAACTAATGTAACTTTAGTCTTTTCAGCAGGTCAGGCGTTATTAGCGGCAAAAGCAGGGGCAACCTATGTATCGCCATTTATTGGTCGTTTAGACGATATTTCAACAGATGGATTAAACTTAATCTCTGAAATTCGTTTAATTTATGATAACTATAATTTTGAAACACAAATTTTAGCGGCATCTGTACGTCATACCATGCACATTATTGACTGTGCAAAATTAGGGGCAAATGTAATGACAGGACCTTTAAGTGCTATCGAAGGATTGTTAAAACATCCTTTAACAGACATCGGTTTAGCCAAATTTTTAGAAGATTATAAAAAAGGAAACTAA
- the menD gene encoding 2-succinyl-5-enolpyruvyl-6-hydroxy-3-cyclohexene-1-carboxylic-acid synthase → MYPKKELAQLVISACHQFNIDTVIISPGSRNAPLTIGLSNHPNIETLSVVDERCAAFFALGIAQQKRKPVAMICSSGSALLNYYPAIAEAFYSNIPLVVISADRPKHLIDIGDGQTIRQENVFENHVLFSANLTESTNKSGNQFIQNKTLVSKALQIAISKKAPIHINVPFDEPLYETVDELKTVDFSDNLDENHKNHEKNAKNYQKLLEIWNTSSKKIILVGSHFPDDELQVVLSNLADNQSVLVFTETTSNLYHSKFINSIDKLIIPLNEADFLALRPAVLITLGGMVISKKIKQFLRKYTPKHHWHIDEFKPMDTYQCLSEFVQEKPVHFLRKLANQQENKVSELAEISNIYQQKWLVKKQERHQKHQQYLANCEYSDLKVFETVLKVIPSNSQLQISNSSIIRYSQLFDTNKTLQIFCNRGTSGIDGSTSTAIGAGFATKNIKKTTFITGDLSFFYDSNALWNTNIPTDFRIIIINNAGGGIFRFIPGPSTTNATNYFETPHHLTAEHLAKMYDFEYTAISNLEELTAELNGLNDFYAESEKPKIMEVFTPKEINDVVLKNYFKNL, encoded by the coding sequence ATGTATCCAAAAAAAGAACTCGCACAATTAGTTATTTCGGCATGTCATCAATTTAATATTGATACCGTTATTATTTCACCAGGTTCAAGAAATGCACCGCTTACTATTGGGCTTTCAAATCACCCGAATATAGAAACATTAAGTGTTGTTGATGAACGTTGTGCCGCTTTTTTTGCCTTAGGAATCGCTCAGCAAAAGCGAAAACCTGTGGCTATGATTTGTTCTTCAGGCTCTGCATTATTAAATTATTATCCCGCTATAGCGGAGGCTTTTTATAGCAATATTCCACTGGTGGTAATTTCTGCGGATAGACCCAAACATTTAATTGATATTGGCGATGGGCAAACCATCCGTCAGGAAAATGTGTTTGAAAATCATGTGTTATTTTCGGCAAATTTAACAGAATCGACCAATAAATCGGGCAATCAGTTTATTCAAAATAAAACTTTAGTAAGTAAAGCCTTGCAAATTGCAATTTCAAAAAAAGCACCAATTCATATAAATGTTCCTTTTGATGAGCCTTTGTATGAAACTGTTGATGAATTGAAAACTGTTGATTTTTCTGATAATTTAGATGAAAATCACAAAAATCATGAAAAAAATGCTAAAAATTATCAGAAATTACTAGAAATTTGGAATACATCTTCTAAAAAAATTATTTTAGTAGGAAGTCATTTTCCTGATGATGAATTACAAGTGGTTTTAAGTAATTTAGCGGACAATCAGTCTGTTTTAGTTTTTACAGAAACGACTTCAAATTTATATCATTCAAAATTTATCAACAGCATTGATAAATTGATTATTCCTTTAAACGAAGCTGATTTTTTGGCATTGCGTCCAGCGGTTTTAATTACTTTGGGAGGAATGGTAATTTCTAAGAAAATAAAGCAATTTTTACGAAAATATACACCCAAACATCATTGGCATATTGATGAATTTAAACCGATGGATACCTATCAATGTTTATCGGAATTTGTGCAAGAGAAACCCGTACATTTTTTGCGAAAATTAGCAAATCAGCAAGAAAATAAAGTAAGTGAATTAGCAGAAATTAGCAATATTTATCAACAAAAATGGCTAGTTAAAAAGCAAGAACGACATCAAAAACATCAACAATATTTAGCAAATTGTGAATATTCCGATTTAAAAGTATTTGAAACCGTTTTAAAAGTAATTCCTAGTAATTCACAACTTCAAATTAGCAATAGTTCTATTATCAGGTATTCACAATTATTTGATACGAATAAAACCTTGCAAATATTTTGTAATAGAGGTACAAGCGGGATTGACGGAAGTACAAGTACCGCAATCGGAGCGGGATTTGCTACAAAAAATATCAAAAAAACCACTTTTATTACAGGAGATTTGAGCTTTTTTTACGATAGCAATGCTTTATGGAACACTAATATTCCTACTGATTTTAGAATTATTATAATAAACAATGCTGGTGGTGGAATTTTTAGGTTTATCCCTGGACCATCGACTACAAATGCCACAAATTATTTTGAAACGCCACATCATTTAACGGCGGAACATTTGGCAAAAATGTATGATTTTGAATATACGGCTATTTCAAATTTAGAAGAATTAACAGCAGAATTGAACGGATTGAATGATTTTTATGCGGAATCTGAGAAACCAAAAATAATGGAGGTTTTTACTCCAAAAGAAATAAATGACGTAGTTTTAAAGAACTATTTTAAAAATTTATAA
- a CDS encoding DNA-binding protein yields MELQDGLYEDSQDGLQEGDQINLKIVEQTPLGYTVLIDDEFDGLLFNSEVYQDIEEGMETYGYVKKIRDDGKIDVSLRPQGFRNVIDTDADVIMRKLDEKGYLMLTDKSSPEAIKFRLQMSKKAFKRAIGGLYKDKKILLKQDRIELIK; encoded by the coding sequence ATGGAATTACAAGACGGATTATATGAAGACTCACAAGATGGGTTACAAGAAGGAGACCAAATAAATTTAAAAATAGTAGAGCAAACACCTTTAGGGTATACTGTTTTAATTGATGATGAATTTGACGGTTTATTGTTTAATAGTGAAGTATATCAAGATATTGAAGAAGGCATGGAAACCTACGGATACGTTAAAAAAATACGTGATGACGGTAAAATTGATGTATCGTTACGTCCGCAAGGTTTTAGGAACGTAATTGATACTGATGCCGATGTAATTATGCGTAAATTAGATGAAAAAGGCTATTTAATGCTTACGGATAAAAGTTCGCCAGAAGCCATTAAATTTCGTTTACAAATGAGTAAAAAAGCATTTAAAAGAGCTATTGGTGGTTTATATAAGGATAAAAAAATCCTTTTAAAACAAGATAGAATCGAATTGATTAAATAG